In the genome of Pseudomonadota bacterium, the window CCGGAAAAAAGAATAAGCGTGGCCCTGTATGCCGGGGATAAACTTCTGCGGCGGCTGGAGATCGGCAAGAGTAGTGCGTCGTTGCGCCAGAGCTATATACGGTTAGGTGAAGACCCCAGGGTTTATCAGGTGTTGGGCAACCTGCAAAGTAATTTTTTTACCACGCTTGATGACCTTCGGGATAAACAGGTGCTGAGCATCACCCCGGAACAACGGGAAAGCCTGAATGAAATTGTTCTGGAAAGATTTGCGGACGGAAAGTTTGAAAGTTTGAAAATGATTCGCCTGCCGCTGGAAAACCAGCCTGTGGACGAGGGCCGGACCGAGTCGGAAACCCCGGCTGAGACCGGGGCCGCAGACCCGGCCGGCGGGCTTTCCACCGCCTCCGCCCCGGTACCGGGAAGCCCGGAGTTAAGCGGTTGGCAGCTGCCCGATGGCAGCCCGGTGACGGCCTCGGCGGTGGCGGAATTGCTTGATGGCCTGGCGGGGCTCAAATGTGAAAGCTTTCTGGCTGAACGCTCCGGTGCCGAATTCAGCCGGCCTTGTTATGAATTCATCCTGCGCGGCGCGCAGGATGAATTCAGACTCGCTCTGTTGGCGTCGGAGGATGGCGGATATCCCGCCGTTTCTTCGGCCGTGGCGGAGCCGTTTCGCCTGTCTTCCTGGAAAGGGGAGCGCCTGATCAGGGATTTTGCCGTTTATACCGGGCCGCGGCCGCAATCGTCCGGCCGTTGACGGGGCCTGGGCTTTTGTCGGTTCAGAAGGGGCGCCCGCAGTTCTGCGGGCGCTTGATTGTCGGTTGGTCAATCTTGCCGCGGCCCGAATTTGAGTGATCTTG includes:
- a CDS encoding DUF4340 domain-containing protein, which codes for MKKEFLLLLAVIVGLGALLFYQKKGKTNYQLPQLSAFSEVADRLLLEKGKERIELRREDEIWLIGAEKYRADGTRVASMLDKLKELQPVALISEKGNYQLYELDPEKRISVALYAGDKLLRRLEIGKSSASLRQSYIRLGEDPRVYQVLGNLQSNFFTTLDDLRDKQVLSITPEQRESLNEIVLERFADGKFESLKMIRLPLENQPVDEGRTESETPAETGAADPAGGLSTASAPVPGSPELSGWQLPDGSPVTASAVAELLDGLAGLKCESFLAERSGAEFSRPCYEFILRGAQDEFRLALLASEDGGYPAVSSAVAEPFRLSSWKGERLIRDFAVYTGPRPQSSGR